The sequence ATATCGTTAGCGACAAACTCAAATTATTGCGCCAACAATTACCGCGACATATCTCATTACGTATTGCATTACCCGCACAGAGGATCTTGCAACATGCCATGGCCGCGCCGGACAGACGTCTGCGTGAGCCGGAGCGTGAGGGTTATATCAATGCAACGGCCAGCCGGGTATTTCCGCTAAATAGTCAGGAATTGGCTCTGGATTATCGCGCTAAAATCCCATCAGACAGTGAGCTATTAATTACCGCCGCCCGCCAGTCAGAAGTACAGCAGTGGCAAAGCTGCTTACATCAGGCGGGTTTACCCTCACACATCATTGATATCACGCCCTGCGCTTTGCGCTATATGGCGGCAGCGGCGGGGCTATCTGGACCCTATTGGTTGATTCATCGTCTGGCGAACGAATGGCTATGGGTCTCTTCCAGCGAGCTGGCGTTTGAGTTCGGTGTGGTCACGAGTGAGACGGATGAGGGGGTGCAGGAAGACGATTCGGCTAGTGCAGTCGATCCGCTATCGGCCTTGGTGACACAGCTTCAGACTCGTTATCCCGAACTGAGTGCGGCACCTATGCGGGTGTACTACAGCAGCACGATGGATGAACAGCCGCCCGAAAACACCACTCACTGGTCACCCTTTGCGGCATTTACCCAGTATCAACCACCCCTCCCGCCCTTACCTGCCGCTTACACTCTGGCTGGAGGGCTGGCACTGCGCCCAGTGGACTATTGATGTATCAGGTTAATTTTTCATTATGGCGCACTGAACGCCTGCTCGCCCGTTACCGTTTTTGGCGTAATGTGGGATTGTGCCAATGCTTACTTTTGGTCATCGCACTGGTGGTAGCGCAGATGCAATCATATGCAGTGAAAATCCGTCAGCAGGGCAGTTTGGCTGAGCTAACACAGCAACAGGTGGCATTAAGCCAGCATCATCAAAAGGTGCAACAGGCTATAGCGCAATTGCAGCAAACAGAGCAGCGTTTGCTGATCTATCGTCAGGCGCATCAATCGGCCCGTCGATACGCCACATTGTTGCAGCAGCTATCACAGCAAATCCCAGATAGCTGTTGGCTGGTCAGCTTAGTGCCACAAGGCGATAGGGTGATTTTTGAGGCGATTAGCCAAGAATATGCTGCTATTAACGACTTTTTAGTGCAACTAGGCCGCCAATCTCTCCTCGCGAATGTGCGCTTACAAAAGATTGCCCAGCAGGATGACGGCCATTTTCGTTTTGCAGTTTGGGCTAATTGGCGTGGCGGGGATGATAACAATGAATAAGAAATTACAACGGTGGCTGGATAGGCCGGGTTGGCAGCTCTGCTTATGGCAATGGGGTGTTCTGGGGCTACTGGGTGCTGCTGCCTATGGCATGTTATTACGCCCCACATGGCAACAGCAGAGTCTCGCTGAAAATAAAATCATTCAGCATCAGCAGCAGGTAGAGCATCAACAGTCACTCTTGGCGACATTGCCCGCACTCTCTCTCATTCGCCAACAAATCGTGGCAGTGGGGTCTGAAGACATGTCATGGCGGCGGCATGAGGGTGCACCAAAAAATAGCTCGATGGCGCATCTAGTTGGTGAATTGATTGCACCCTTTGGTGGGCAGGTTGTTTCTTGGCAGCGACAAACTGAGCGGACAGTGGAGATAGAAACAGACTCAGTTAATTATCAGCAGTGGCATGCAACTTTGCGCGTCAATTTCTATGGGCTGCTGCATTTATTTCGCCAGTTATCCGAAATTTCAGCACCTATTCGAGTGCAACTGATTGAAGTTAAAAATGATAAGGCTGCACTGAATGTGAAAATAAGTCTGAAAGAGTACTTCGAGGAGGGCATCAATGAGTCACCGCAATAGAGTGTTGGCCGTGGGGCTACTGATAGCCGCATCACTGACCCCTGCCGCTGATGCAGACACGGCGGAGCGTAATCCTTTTCAACCCGTATCGGCAGCATCTTGTAGCAGTGATCGAGAGCGGCTAGCCAGTTGGCAGCTACAGGGCATTGTGAGTGGTGCCGATTACCACTCCAGTTGGGGGCGGTGGCCCAGCGGTCGCGGACAAAAACTGGTTGTAGGGCAACAACTTCTGCCCCATTGGCAGGTCACCGAGATTAGCGCGCGGCAGGTAAATCTAGAGCATATCAGCCCAGATAAAACGTGCGCAGGGTTCTCAGCGCCAATAGTGCTATCGATGCGCTGAGTTAACTCTTTTTCTGATGATAGTCAGCATTAAAAGGAATTGAACTGATGGATATGGATACCACTAAAGTCAAAATAACAGGTTGGTTAACACGGATATTCAACCTCGTGTGGGGGCGGAGGCTCATGCTGCTGCTCAGTTTGTTACTGACGAGCACTGCGTCGCATGGCACAAAAGGAGGGCCGCCGGTCACACTGGCATTTCAAGATGCCCCAGTCTCCGTCGTATTGCAGGCGCTGGCCGACTATCAGCAACTGAACTTGGTGGTCGCCGCTGGGGTCAGTGGCAATATTAGCCTCCGACTGGTCGATGTCCCTTGGGAGCAGGCGCTGGCGATCATTTTGCGCATGGGTCACCTGAAAGCCGAGCGCGAAGGCGCTGTGATGATGGTGTTCACTGAACAAGACATTGAGGAGAGGCAACAGCGAGCTGAACAAAAAGCGGCGCCAGACTCTATGAGTAGTCTGACATTGGCTTTGCAACATGCGGATGCTGAGCACGTCGCAGAGAGTTTAGAGGAGGGGGGCTTGCTCTCTCCGTTGGGCAGTGTGGTGGCCGATAAACGCACGAATACATTACTCATTCGCGATACTCCCGCATCATTAGCAATATTGAAAGGCTGGCTGGCAGAGATGGATCTTCCCTTACAGCAAATCCAACTTGCCGCACACATCGTGACCATGAGCCGCGAAAATTTGCAGGAGTTGGGGGTGCGCTGGGGGATGGGAGAGCCGCCGCACACCACGTCGCTGAGAGTAAATGATTTTAATGTCAATTTACCGCTGGCAAATAGTGCTGTCAGTGCAGGATTTAATGTGGCGCGTATTGGTGGGCGGCTTTTGGAGCTTGAGCTGAGTGCATTAGAGCAAGAAAATCAGGTTGATATTATTGCCAGCCCGCGCCTGGTCGCCTCCCATCAGCAAACTGCCAGTATCAAGCAAGGTTCTGATATTCCTTATACGGTATCGCGGGGGGAAAAAGGTGCTGCTTCTATTGAATTTAAAGAGGCGGTATTAGGCATGGAAGTCACCCCTAAAATACTGCGCAATGGCAAAATTACTCTAAACTTGAAAATTAGTCAGAATATGCCCGGAATGACCATTAAGCGTGGTGATACTGAAGCTCTGCTAATAGATAAGCAGGAAATAAAAACCCAAATAACGGTAAATGATGGTGAAACTATTGTGCTGGGTGGCATATTCCAACAAAAAAATAGTCAGGCAGTTAATAAAGTGCCCATACTGGCCGATATTCCCTGGTTAGGGGCGCTGTTTAAACAAGATGCTCAGCAGCAAAATCGGCGAGAACTGGTGATTTTCATCACGCCGAGGCTAATCAGTGCTTGAGCCATATAAGGTGCTGTTTTATGAAAACGGGTCAATCTTGGTGACTTTCTACAACTTTTTGTGTGATAGAAGGCTTCTAAATTTGACGCTGCGCCAGATTTAGCTTACAAGGGTTACCGAATTGAGCGCCGAGGTTTTTAATAACGTTGATACGCCGATAAAAACGTATGGTTTCCCTCCCACGACGTGTACAACGATTTATTCGGTTGCCAAACTACCAGAAGTGCTGAGATAATTTTCCGTCTGATCTCGCACTATCGCTCATGAGGTTTCAGTTTAGGTCCCGCCGCTAATTTGATTGGCGGGGCGGGTTATCATTAACGAATAGTCTTAGTAATACCAAAAACATGGCAGAGAAACGCAATATCTTTCTGGTTGGGCCTATGGGTGCCGGCAAAAGCACTATTGGTCGTCAGTTAGCTCAGCAACTCAATATGGAGTTTTTTGACTCCGATCAAGAAATTGAGCGACGTACCGGAGCTGACGTGGGCTGGGTATTCGACGTGGAAGGCGAAGAAGGTTTCCGCGATCGCGAAGAAAAAGTTATTAATGAACTGACGGAAAAGCAAGGCATTGTTCTGGCAACCGGTGGTGGCTCTGTTAAATCCAGAGAAACCCGTAACCGTTTGTCAGCCCGTGGCGTTGTGGTGTACTTGGAAACCACGATCGAAAAGCAGTTAGCCCGTACACAGCGTGACAAAAAACGTCCGTTGTTGCAGGTTGATTCGCCTCCGCGTGAAGTGTTAGAAGCACTGGCAAAAGAACGTAATCCGTTGTACGAAGAAATTGCAGATGTCACCATCCGCACTGACGATCAAAGCGCGAAAGTTGTTGCTAACCAGATTATCAACATGCTGGAAAGTAACTGATTTTAGCATTTTACTAATGCCTCCGGGCGTAAGTTAAGAAGGTTACTGAGCGCGACATGGAGAAGATTACTGTCACGTTAGGGGCGCGTAGCTACCCCATTACGATTGCTGCTGGATTGTTCAATGATCCGGCTTCTTTTAAGCCGCTAAAGGCGGGTGATCAGGTCATGCTGGTCACCAACCAAACGCTGGCTCCACTCTATCTGGACTCGCTCCGGGCAGTGCTGGAACAAAGCGGCATTAAAGTGGATCAGGTGATTTTACCTGATGGCGAGCAGTATAAATCTCTGAGCGTTCTGGAGCAGGTATTTTCTGCCCTTCTGGAAAAACCGCACGGTCGTGATACTACGCTTGTCGCCTTAGGTGGCGGTGTAGTAGGCGACCTGACCGGTTTTGCCGCAGCCTGCTACCAACGCGGTGTTCGCTTCATTCAAGTCCCTACTACCTTATTGTCTCAAGTGGACTCTTCTGTCGGTGGCAAAACCGCAGTGAATCACCCATTGGGCAAGAACATGATTGGTGCTTTCTACCAGCCGGCCTCGGTGGTGATTGACCTTGATTGCCTCAAAACTCTCCCTCCACGTGAGCTTGCTTCCGGGCTGGCTGAAGTGATCAAATACGGCATTATTCTTGATGCTGCTTTCTTTGATTGGCTAGAAGATAATATCGACGCACTACTCGCACTGGAGATGTCAGCATTAGCTTACTGCATCCGCCGTTGTTGCGAATTAAAAGCTGATGTTGTTGCAGCCGATGAACGCGAAGAGAGCGGGATGCGTGCTTTACTTAATTTGGGTCATACTTATGGTCATGCCATAGAGGCTGAAATGGGGTATGGCGTCTGGCTACACGGAGAAGCTGTTGCTGCCGGTATGATGATGGCGGCGCAAACCTCCCGTCGATTGGGCCAATTCTCAGCGAGCGATGTTGAGCGTATTAAAAAACTACTTTTACGTGCCGGTCTGCCTGTCTGCGGGCCGCAGGAAATGACACCTGAGTCCTATCTGCCGCATATGATGCGAGATAAAAAAGTGCTGGCAGGCGAGCTTCGTCTGGTGCTGCCAACCGCGATCGGTCAATCAGAAATCCGTAGCGGTATTGCACTCGACATGGTGTTGGCGTCGATCGCTGATTGCCAGTAATAGGAAATGGCATAAGTACCAAATGCATAAATTCTATATTCATAAGATCTATGCTCATAAGCTCTATGATGTTGTATCATAAGAACATCATATTCCTTTGCTGCGGGCGGTTTAGCCTGTTTGCAGTCAGTAAGTTCAATCAGCCGGATCGCAGTGATAAACGCGGTAGGCTTTTGCCTCTAGTTGGAGGGTTTAGATGGATGATTTAAAGCCGGAAGACGATCTGAAACCAGATAGCAGTGACCGTCGTCCTACACGCGCACGTAAGTCCTCTGCGGGGCCGAAGCTGGCTGTCTCACGTCAACATATGATGATTGGTATCGGCATTTTAGTGCTGCTATTGATTATTATAGCCATCGGTTCAGCCCTGAAAGCGCCGACAGAGCATGAAGCATCTCAACAGAATCCCAATGTTGATGCCGCGAGAAATATCAATCTGTCTGATTCATCTTCGCTCACCAGTGGCAATAATGCACAACCGGGTGTGGTGAACAATGCCAGCGATAGCCATGATGCTAATGGCGTGAAGAACACGGCTCAGCCGCAAGATATCAGTGCACCGCCGATTTCGCCGACACCAACCGAAGCTACAGCACAACCTTCAGCGAACAGCCCGACTCAACGTGTCGAGTTACCGGGCAATATGTCTGATGCGCTCTCCCAGACTCAGGGGCAAGTCGATACGTTGTCTCAGAATATGAATGACGGGCAGACCTCAACCTTGCCGACAGCACCGGCAACGGTTTCTGGCGCAAAAGGGGCGAAAGCACCTGTGACGGGTGAAAGCATTACTCATCCATCACAGAAGCCGGGCACGGTAGTGACTAAATCGCCATCTACCAGCCATAAAAAGCCGACAACGGCGGTCTCTCCGGCAGCCTCTGCGGTACCTGCTAAATCAGGTTCGGCGAATGGCAGCAGTAGTGCGTTGAAAAATGCACCAAGCAGCCACTTCACGCTACAGCTGAGCAGTGCATCTCGCTCAGACACGCTGAATGCCTATGCCAAGCAGCAAAAATTATCTGACTATCATGTCTATGAAACTAAACGTGATGGCAAGCCTTGGTACATTTTAGTGAGTGGTAACTATGCCTCTTCTGCTGACGCAAAAAGGGCAATCACGACACTACCAGCCGATGTTCAGGCGAAAAAACCGTGGGTTAAACCTGTACAACAAGTACAGCAAGACCTTAAAAAATAAATCATTCTTATTTGTGCGCTGATGTGCTGTTTGAAACAGAGTACAATCTGCGGCTCTGAATTATTAAGTAGCTAACTGACGGCATGAAGAAAAACCGCGCTTTTCTAAAATGGGCTGGTGGGAAATATCCGCTGGTTGATGACATTCGACGCCATCTTCCAGCGGGAGACTGCTTGATAGAGCCATTCGTCGGTGCGGGGTCGGTGTTTCTTAACACTGAGTATGAGTCTTACATACTGGCCGATATCAACAGTGACCTCATCAACCTCTACAATATCGTGAAGGAGCGCACTGATGACTTTGTGCGCGACGCTCGGGTATTATTCACGGGTGATTTCAATAATTCCGAAAGTTTTTACCTTCTGCGTCATGAGTTTAACTCTAGTAACGACACCTATCGCCGGGCATTACTGTTTCTCTATCTGAATCGTCATTGTTATAACGGTCTGTGCCGTTATAATTTGAGCGGTGAATTCAATGTGCCTTTTGGTCGTTACAAAAAACCTTACTTCCCGGAAGCTGAGCTATATTGGTTTGCTGAAAAGTCGCAACATGCTGTATTTGTTTGTGAGCACTATCAGGAAACGCTATTAAAAGCCGTGCACGGTGCCGTGGTTTACTGCGATCCTCCGTATGCGCCGCTCTCTGCGACCGCCAATTTTACGGCATATCACACCAACAATTTTGGTATTGCGGATCAACAGAATTTGGCGCGTCTGGCTTACCAGCTTTCGGCCGAAAGCCAGATTCCGGTTCTGATCTCTAACCACGATACAGAACTGACGCGTGACTGGTATCATCAGGCGTCACTGCATGTCGTGAAAGCGCGCCGTACTATCAGCCGTAATATCCTAGGCCGTAGTAAAGTGAACGAGCTTTTGGCGCTGTATAGCTGAGCGGAAACTTCTGCTCGGTAAAGATTCCAACCCAGTGGTTTATGAAACAGCAGCCTGATCCTTATGTAGAGGGTGAGATCTGCTCAATGGATGCTTCATAAAACAAAGAGATACGTTTGGAGACGCGGATGAAAAAGTTTTTAATTGCCCCATCTATTCTGTCAGCAGATTTTGCCCGTTTGGGTGAGGATACCGCCAAGGTACTCGCCGCTGGTGCTGATATTGTGCATTTTGATGTGATGGACAATCATTACGTTCCTAATCTGACCATCGGGCCGATGGTGTGTCAGGCGCTGCGTGACTACGGTATTACTGCGCCAATTGATGTGCATCTGATGGTGAAGCCGGTTGACCGTATCGTCCCGGATTTCGCCAAGGCCGGTGCCACCTATATCTCATTCCATCCTGAAGCCTCAGAGCATGTTGACCGCACACTGCAACTCATCAAAGAGAGTGGCTGTAAGGCGGGTCTGGTGTTCAACCCAGCCACGTCCCTGAGCTACCTTGATTATGTGATGGATAAGTTGGATGTCATTCTGCTGATGTCGGTCAACCCCGGTTTTGGCGGGCAATCATTTATCCCCGAGACACTGAACAAGCTGCGGCAGGTGCGTAAGCTTATCGATGACAGCGGTTATGACATCCGTCTGGAAGTGGATGGCGGGGTGAAAGTGGATAACATTCGCCAGATAGCCGCTGCGGGTGCCGATATGTTTGTTGCCGGTTCGGCTATTTTCAGTCAACCGGATTATGCTGCGGTCATTGATGCGATGCGCAGTGAACTGGCGATGTCGGCCCATGACTAAGTTTAGTGCTATTCGTGGTGTGGCTTTCGATCTGGATGGCACATTAGTGGATAGCGCGCCGGGGCTTGCCAGCGCGATTGATATGGCGTTGGCGCATCAAGGCTTACCTGTTGCCGGTCAAGATCGAGTTTCTACCTGGATTGGTAATGGCGCTGATGTGCTCGTCGAACGTGCGTTGCGCTGGGCTGGTTGTGAGCCTGATGCTCAGGCGGTTGCCCATACCCGCGAGCTGTTTGACCACTATTATGCCAAAACGGTTGAGCAGGGGAGCCAACTCTTCCCGCAGGTAAAAGCTACCTTGGCACAGTTGGCGGCCAGTGGCTTGCCCATGGGGCTGATTACCAATAAGCCCACGCCCTTTGTTGCGCCTTTGCTGGCGTCACTGGGCATTGCTGATTATTTCTCCGTTATCATTGGCGGGGATGATGTGGTGGTGAAGAAGCCCCATCCGGCTCCACTCTATTTGCTGTTGGCTAAACTTGGCCTGCATGCTCGCGAAATGCTGTTTGTCGGTGATTCGCGTAATGACATTATGGCCGCACAGGCCGCAGGTTGCCCCAGTGTTGGGCTGACCTATGGATATAATTACGGTGAAGCTATTGCCACCAGTCACCCCGACTGCGTGATAGATCACTTTGCCGATCTGTTGCCCGCTATCGGGCTACCATCTCTAAAAGATCAGGAAGTATAAAATGAGTCATCCCACTGAATTAGCTCAACCTGTTGTATCCAATAAACCTATCGTATTTAGCGGCGCGCAACCGTCCGGTGAATTGACCATTGGTAATTACATGGGTGCGCTGCGTCAGTGGGTACAGATGCAAGATGATTATGATTGCATCTATTGCATTGTTGACCTGCATGCCATTACGGCGCGTCAAGATCCCGCGCTGTTAAGAAAAAGGACGCTGGACACACTGGCACTCTATCTGGCTTGCGGTATCGACCCGAAGAAAAGCACCATTTTCGTTCAGTCCCATGTACCAGAGCACTCTCAACTGAGCTGGGCGCTGAACTGCTACACCTATTTTGGCGAACTGAGCCGCATGACCCAGTTCAAAGACAAGTCAGCCCGCTATGCCGAAAACATTAATGCTGGCTTGTTTGATTACCCGGTGTTGATGGCAGCGGATATCTTGCTGTATCAGACCAATCAGGTGCCAGTGGGTGAAGACCAGAAACAGCATCTAGAGCTGAGCCGCGATATCGCGAACCGATTTAATAATCTGTATGGCGATATCTTTAAAATCCCTGAGCCGTTTATTCCTAAAGCCGGTGCGCGGGTGATGTCGTTGCAAGACCCGACCAAGAAGATGTCCAAATCAGATGACAATCGCAACAATGTCATTGAGTTGCTGGAAGATCCTAAGTCGGTGGTGAAAAAGATTAAGCGGGCGATGACGGACTCTGATGAGCCAGCGGTGATCCGCTATGACACTGAAAAGAAAGCCGGTGTCTCTAACCTGCTGGATATTCTCTCGGGTGTGACAGGCAAATCAGTCCCTGAGCTGGAAGCGCAGTTTGAAGGCCAAATGTACGGCCATTTGAAAGGCGCTGTTGCCGAGGCGGTTTCCGGTATGCTGAGTGAGCTACAGGCGCGTTATCACACTTATCGTGAAGATGAGGCTTTCTTGCAGGAAGTGATGCGGGAAGGGGCAGCCAAGGCTCGCGCTCGTGCTCAAGAAACATTATCGAAAGTGTACGAAGCTATTGGTTTTGTCGCGCATCCGTAAGTAATGACATAGCAATATCGAGGTGGAGAGGATAAGCAGAAGAGTAAAGCGTCCGCGCCAGGACGGCGCGGCTCGAGCCCCCATGGAAGGGTTTACGGCGTCTTTACGATCTGCTTGTTTTCTCCACCGGTAATCGACCACTTTCCCCCTTCTGCGTCAACTCAGCTCAACCCACCTTTTCGACTTGCTCCGCCACTTTGCCGTGCTCGGCGCTGGAAAACCAATTCAGTTTTTCACGTAAGCTGACCACGCTGCCGACAATGATCAGGCTGGGGCTGCTGACCTGCTGGGAAAGGAGCGCTAACTGACTCAGTTCGCCACTGACCACTCGCTGATGCCGCGAGGTGCCATTTTCCACCAGTGCCACCGGTGTTGTGGCAGACATGCCGTGTCGAATCAGTTGCTGCTGGATCTCTCCGGCTTGCGACAACCCCATATAGAACACCAGTGTTTGTTTCTCCGCCGCCAAATTAGCCCAATCCAATTGACTCTCTTTCTTGGCATGGCCGGTAATTAGCCGCACACTTTGCGCATGATCACGATGGGTCAAGGGGATGCCGCTATAGGCAGAACAGCCCGACGCGGCCGTAATCCCCGGCACCACTGAGAAAGGAATGCCGTGTTCGGCCAGTGTTTCTAGCTCTTCGCCGCCACGGCCAAAAATAAACGGGTCGCCGCCTTTCAACCGCACCACCCGCTTGCCTTGCTGTGCTTGCTGCAACAGGATTTGATTAATTTGATCCTGCGGAACACTGTGATGACCCGACTGTTTGCCGACAAAAATTCGCTCGGCATCGCGCCGCACCAGATTCATCACCTCATCGGAGACTAACCGGTCATACACCACCACATCGGCTTGCTGAATCTGCTGCAAACCTTTTAAGGTCAGCAAACCCGCATCGCCCGGCCCTGCGCCCACTAACACCACTTCACCGCGATCAGAGAGCGGCGCATTGAACAACTGCTCAATGTGTTGCTCGGCTTGGACCTGATCGTCATTCGCCAGAGATTGCGCCAAACGATCGTGGGTCAGCAGCTTCTCCCAAAAACGGCGGCGATTGGGCATAGCGGCAAAATGTTGCTTCACCCGCTGGCGTAAATTTCCCGCCAACTGGGCCAGTTGCCCCAAATGCAGTGGCAGCATGGCTTCGAGTTTTTCCCGCAGTAGCCGTGCCAGTACCGGCGCTTTACCGCCAGAGGAGATAGCTATCATGATGGGTGAGCGGTCAATGATTGATGGCATGATAAAACTGGTGCGCTTCGGATCATCCACCACATTGCAGAACACGCGCTGTTGGTTGGCACTTTGATAGACCAACGCATTGACTGCCACCTGATCGGTTGCCGCAATCACCAACCACTTCTCTGCCAGCAGCT comes from Yersinia mollaretii ATCC 43969 and encodes:
- the pilM gene encoding type IV pilus biogenesis protein PilM; the protein is MYTQYWQVGLDIQMEAIRALAVVRRRHGWQLRYWWHHPLPAGTLREGILQQPDIVSDKLKLLRQQLPRHISLRIALPAQRILQHAMAAPDRRLREPEREGYINATASRVFPLNSQELALDYRAKIPSDSELLITAARQSEVQQWQSCLHQAGLPSHIIDITPCALRYMAAAAGLSGPYWLIHRLANEWLWVSSSELAFEFGVVTSETDEGVQEDDSASAVDPLSALVTQLQTRYPELSAAPMRVYYSSTMDEQPPENTTHWSPFAAFTQYQPPLPPLPAAYTLAGGLALRPVDY
- a CDS encoding PilN domain-containing protein; amino-acid sequence: MYQVNFSLWRTERLLARYRFWRNVGLCQCLLLVIALVVAQMQSYAVKIRQQGSLAELTQQQVALSQHHQKVQQAIAQLQQTEQRLLIYRQAHQSARRYATLLQQLSQQIPDSCWLVSLVPQGDRVIFEAISQEYAAINDFLVQLGRQSLLANVRLQKIAQQDDGHFRFAVWANWRGGDDNNE
- a CDS encoding pilus assembly protein PilP → MSHRNRVLAVGLLIAASLTPAADADTAERNPFQPVSAASCSSDRERLASWQLQGIVSGADYHSSWGRWPSGRGQKLVVGQQLLPHWQVTEISARQVNLEHISPDKTCAGFSAPIVLSMR
- the hofQ gene encoding DNA uptake porin HofQ; its protein translation is MLLLSLLLTSTASHGTKGGPPVTLAFQDAPVSVVLQALADYQQLNLVVAAGVSGNISLRLVDVPWEQALAIILRMGHLKAEREGAVMMVFTEQDIEERQQRAEQKAAPDSMSSLTLALQHADAEHVAESLEEGGLLSPLGSVVADKRTNTLLIRDTPASLAILKGWLAEMDLPLQQIQLAAHIVTMSRENLQELGVRWGMGEPPHTTSLRVNDFNVNLPLANSAVSAGFNVARIGGRLLELELSALEQENQVDIIASPRLVASHQQTASIKQGSDIPYTVSRGEKGAASIEFKEAVLGMEVTPKILRNGKITLNLKISQNMPGMTIKRGDTEALLIDKQEIKTQITVNDGETIVLGGIFQQKNSQAVNKVPILADIPWLGALFKQDAQQQNRRELVIFITPRLISA
- the aroK gene encoding shikimate kinase AroK — encoded protein: MAEKRNIFLVGPMGAGKSTIGRQLAQQLNMEFFDSDQEIERRTGADVGWVFDVEGEEGFRDREEKVINELTEKQGIVLATGGGSVKSRETRNRLSARGVVVYLETTIEKQLARTQRDKKRPLLQVDSPPREVLEALAKERNPLYEEIADVTIRTDDQSAKVVANQIINMLESN
- the aroB gene encoding 3-dehydroquinate synthase, which produces MEKITVTLGARSYPITIAAGLFNDPASFKPLKAGDQVMLVTNQTLAPLYLDSLRAVLEQSGIKVDQVILPDGEQYKSLSVLEQVFSALLEKPHGRDTTLVALGGGVVGDLTGFAAACYQRGVRFIQVPTTLLSQVDSSVGGKTAVNHPLGKNMIGAFYQPASVVIDLDCLKTLPPRELASGLAEVIKYGIILDAAFFDWLEDNIDALLALEMSALAYCIRRCCELKADVVAADEREESGMRALLNLGHTYGHAIEAEMGYGVWLHGEAVAAGMMMAAQTSRRLGQFSASDVERIKKLLLRAGLPVCGPQEMTPESYLPHMMRDKKVLAGELRLVLPTAIGQSEIRSGIALDMVLASIADCQ
- a CDS encoding SPOR domain-containing protein — its product is MDDLKPEDDLKPDSSDRRPTRARKSSAGPKLAVSRQHMMIGIGILVLLLIIIAIGSALKAPTEHEASQQNPNVDAARNINLSDSSSLTSGNNAQPGVVNNASDSHDANGVKNTAQPQDISAPPISPTPTEATAQPSANSPTQRVELPGNMSDALSQTQGQVDTLSQNMNDGQTSTLPTAPATVSGAKGAKAPVTGESITHPSQKPGTVVTKSPSTSHKKPTTAVSPAASAVPAKSGSANGSSSALKNAPSSHFTLQLSSASRSDTLNAYAKQQKLSDYHVYETKRDGKPWYILVSGNYASSADAKRAITTLPADVQAKKPWVKPVQQVQQDLKK
- the dam gene encoding adenine-specific DNA-methyltransferase is translated as MKKNRAFLKWAGGKYPLVDDIRRHLPAGDCLIEPFVGAGSVFLNTEYESYILADINSDLINLYNIVKERTDDFVRDARVLFTGDFNNSESFYLLRHEFNSSNDTYRRALLFLYLNRHCYNGLCRYNLSGEFNVPFGRYKKPYFPEAELYWFAEKSQHAVFVCEHYQETLLKAVHGAVVYCDPPYAPLSATANFTAYHTNNFGIADQQNLARLAYQLSAESQIPVLISNHDTELTRDWYHQASLHVVKARRTISRNILGRSKVNELLALYS
- the rpe gene encoding ribulose-phosphate 3-epimerase, with translation MKKFLIAPSILSADFARLGEDTAKVLAAGADIVHFDVMDNHYVPNLTIGPMVCQALRDYGITAPIDVHLMVKPVDRIVPDFAKAGATYISFHPEASEHVDRTLQLIKESGCKAGLVFNPATSLSYLDYVMDKLDVILLMSVNPGFGGQSFIPETLNKLRQVRKLIDDSGYDIRLEVDGGVKVDNIRQIAAAGADMFVAGSAIFSQPDYAAVIDAMRSELAMSAHD
- a CDS encoding phosphoglycolate phosphatase, encoding MTKFSAIRGVAFDLDGTLVDSAPGLASAIDMALAHQGLPVAGQDRVSTWIGNGADVLVERALRWAGCEPDAQAVAHTRELFDHYYAKTVEQGSQLFPQVKATLAQLAASGLPMGLITNKPTPFVAPLLASLGIADYFSVIIGGDDVVVKKPHPAPLYLLLAKLGLHAREMLFVGDSRNDIMAAQAAGCPSVGLTYGYNYGEAIATSHPDCVIDHFADLLPAIGLPSLKDQEV
- the trpS gene encoding tryptophan--tRNA ligase, yielding MSHPTELAQPVVSNKPIVFSGAQPSGELTIGNYMGALRQWVQMQDDYDCIYCIVDLHAITARQDPALLRKRTLDTLALYLACGIDPKKSTIFVQSHVPEHSQLSWALNCYTYFGELSRMTQFKDKSARYAENINAGLFDYPVLMAADILLYQTNQVPVGEDQKQHLELSRDIANRFNNLYGDIFKIPEPFIPKAGARVMSLQDPTKKMSKSDDNRNNVIELLEDPKSVVKKIKRAMTDSDEPAVIRYDTEKKAGVSNLLDILSGVTGKSVPELEAQFEGQMYGHLKGAVAEAVSGMLSELQARYHTYREDEAFLQEVMREGAAKARARAQETLSKVYEAIGFVAHP
- the cysG gene encoding siroheme synthase CysG, with product MDYFPIFCQLQNKACLLVGGGEVAERKARLLLEAGAIVTVNACEFTPQFHDWAEQGRLSLVSSEFVPELLAEKWLVIAATDQVAVNALVYQSANQQRVFCNVVDDPKRTSFIMPSIIDRSPIMIAISSGGKAPVLARLLREKLEAMLPLHLGQLAQLAGNLRQRVKQHFAAMPNRRRFWEKLLTHDRLAQSLANDDQVQAEQHIEQLFNAPLSDRGEVVLVGAGPGDAGLLTLKGLQQIQQADVVVYDRLVSDEVMNLVRRDAERIFVGKQSGHHSVPQDQINQILLQQAQQGKRVVRLKGGDPFIFGRGGEELETLAEHGIPFSVVPGITAASGCSAYSGIPLTHRDHAQSVRLITGHAKKESQLDWANLAAEKQTLVFYMGLSQAGEIQQQLIRHGMSATTPVALVENGTSRHQRVVSGELSQLALLSQQVSSPSLIIVGSVVSLREKLNWFSSAEHGKVAEQVEKVG